In a genomic window of Ranitomeya imitator isolate aRanImi1 chromosome 5, aRanImi1.pri, whole genome shotgun sequence:
- the SLC30A1 gene encoding proton-coupled zinc antiporter SLC30A1, whose translation MWESNRVRLLCMLGLTFVFFVAEVVVSRITGSLAMLSDSFHMLSDVIALLVGLIAVRFAQKTRSTDKNTFGWIRAGVMGALVNAIFLTALCFTIILEAVERFTEPQAIEQPLVVIGVGFGGLLINLIGLCMFRDSAGAAHGHSHGGGSGHGHSHGAKKTPRSRERPAGDGVDRDREETNNLVENGPGVEVVPGKHDALGDHTVERLNGNIVQNYVGEIHEDGSQLNMRGVFLHVLGDALGSVIVVVNALVFYFVFNPCPSGEKCINPCVHDHCSDHPEINHTSLSLNDSAEEPQIKVAGPCWVLYLDPSLCVIMVCILLYTTYPLLKESALILLQTVPKQIDITSLKQKLQSLDGVEAVHELHVWQLAESRIIATAHIKCQDPTAYMEVAKRIKDFFHDEGIHATTIQPEFSNVESGSRISLCELSCRTQCAPKQCCGNSEKSISARKTSCGAATLGMISESPEHRTKRTNSSETPNELTIDMDSAV comes from the exons ATGTGGGAGTCTAACCGTGTGCGGCTGCTATGTATGCTCGGCCTCACCTTCGTGTTCTTCGTGGCGGAGGTGGTGGTCAGCCGGATCACCGGCTCGCTGGCGATGCTCTCCGACTCCTTCCACATGCTGTCCGATGTGATCGCGCTGCTGGTCGGGCTGATCGCCGTGCGCTTCGCGCAGAAGACGCGCTCCACCGACAAGAACACGTTCGGCTGGATCCGGGCCGGGGTGATGGGCGCGCTGGTGAACGCGATCTTCCTCACCGCCCTGTGCTTCACCATCATCCTGGAGGCCGTGGAGCGCTTCACCGAGCCGCAGGCCATCGAGCAGCCGCTGGTCGTCATCGGGGTCGGCTTCGGCGGATTGCTCATCAACCTCATCGGCCTGTGCATGTTCCGGGACAGCGCCGGGGCCGCGCACGGACACTCGCACGGCGGCGGCTCCGGACACGGACACTCGCACGGGGCCAAGAAGACTCCGCGGAGCCGGGAGAGGCCGGCGGGAGACGGGGTGGATCGTGACCGGGAGGAGACCAACAACCTGGTGGAGAACGGGCCCGGGGTGGAGGTGGTGCCCGGGAAACATG ATGCTTTGGGAGATCATACAGTAGAACGTCTGAACGGCAACATAGTCCAAAACTACGTTGGAGAAATCCATGAGGATGGCTCTCAGCTGAACATGCGCGGAGTGTTCCTCCACGTTCTTGGTGATGCCTTGGGCTCGGTCATCGTGGTGGTCAACGCTTTGGTCTTTTACTTTGTATTTAACCCTTGTCCATCGGGTGAGAAGTGCATCAACCCTTGTGTTCACGACCACTGCTCCGATCATCCAGAGATCAATCATACCTCACTTTCCCTGAATGACAGTGCAGAAGAACCGCAGATCAAGGTGGCTGGACCTTGCTGGGTGTTGTACCTCGATCCCTCCCTGTGTGTGATCATGGTGTGTATATTGCTGTACACAACCTACCCGCTTCTTAAAGAATCCGCCCTCATCCTGCTGCAAACGGTCCCCAAGCAAATTGACATTACCTCCTTGAAACAAAAGCTCCAGAGTCTTGATGGCGTCGAGGCCGTCCACGAACTGCACGTGTGGCAGCTGGCCGAGAGCCGCATCATTGCCACGGCTCATATCAAATGCCAGGACCCCACCGCATATATGGAGGTGGCAAAGCGGATTAAAGACTTCTTCCACGATGAAGGAATCCACGCCACCACTATTCAGCCCGAATTTTCCAATGTGGAGTCTGGCTCTAGGATATCCCTCTGCGAACTTTCCTGCAGAACGCAGTGCGCCCCCAAACAGTGCTGCGGGAACTCTGAAAAAAGCATCTCGGCGAGGAAGACCAGCTGCGGAGCGGCCACCTTAGGGATGATTAGCGAATCTCCGGAGCATAGAACCAAGAGAACTAATTCTTCCGAGACCCCTAACGAACTGACGATAGACATGGACTCCGCCGTGTGA